In uncultured Devosia sp., a genomic segment contains:
- a CDS encoding MurR/RpiR family transcriptional regulator, producing MSDIVGLLQSEKSEFTRSERALTEIVLADVDSVLKMSIVDLAAHAEVSPPTVTRFCRRLGCDSYADFKVRLAQSRFVGQRYFSVTAGPDSVHEIAQGVVNGIQSIIYETFDHLDFNAVETAATAISQADNVLAFGSGGASSMMAGEIETRLFRLGVKVASSDDHQIQMMRAAAAPVGTIIVAFSLSGNNSQLAKALAVAGEYGHQRVVITRSGSLVAAQADILLPVNWHENTDILRPTPGRYAVLATVDILAQTIAARIGRPAITAMRRIKHQLVVNRDGDDTQPLGD from the coding sequence ATGTCCGACATCGTCGGCCTGCTACAGTCCGAAAAGAGCGAATTCACCCGCTCCGAGCGCGCCCTGACCGAGATCGTCCTGGCCGATGTCGACAGCGTCCTCAAAATGTCCATCGTCGACCTCGCCGCCCATGCCGAGGTGTCGCCCCCCACCGTTACGCGCTTCTGCCGCCGCCTCGGCTGCGATAGCTATGCCGATTTCAAGGTGCGCCTGGCCCAGTCGCGTTTCGTCGGCCAGCGCTACTTCTCCGTAACCGCCGGCCCCGACTCCGTCCACGAAATCGCCCAGGGCGTGGTCAACGGCATCCAGTCCATCATCTACGAAACCTTCGACCATCTCGATTTCAATGCGGTGGAAACCGCCGCGACCGCCATTTCCCAGGCCGACAATGTCCTCGCTTTCGGCTCAGGCGGCGCCTCGTCGATGATGGCCGGCGAAATCGAGACGCGCCTGTTCCGCCTTGGCGTCAAAGTGGCGTCCAGTGACGATCACCAGATCCAGATGATGCGCGCCGCCGCGGCCCCCGTCGGCACCATTATCGTGGCCTTCTCGCTATCGGGCAACAATTCCCAGCTTGCCAAGGCCTTGGCGGTCGCCGGCGAATATGGCCATCAGCGCGTCGTCATCACCCGCTCCGGCTCCCTGGTTGCCGCCCAGGCCGACATTCTCCTGCCGGTCAATTGGCACGAAAACACCGACATCCTCCGTCCCACGCCCGGCCGTTACGCCGTGCTGGCCACGGTCGATATCCTCGCCCAGACCATCGCCGCCCGCATCGGCCGCCCCGCCATCACCGCCATGCGCCGCATCAAGCATCAGCTCGTCGTCAACCGCGACGGCGACGACACCCAGCCCCTGGGGGATTGA
- a CDS encoding sugar ABC transporter permease, whose translation MTSSRSAVLFALALLAPAVLYIAAIVAYPLLDTIILSFTNAALRPTYDFVGWANYQRIFTAGNFTEVILRTLVWTFFSVSIKMIIGMCGAVLLNAAVPGQALFRILTMPPWIVPMAIGIYMWAWMYNGNFGMISGLLQNFGLTNGPVAFLAYGNTAFWATIITDVWIGVPMVTIYFLASMQSIPKDLYEAAWTDGAGRFYRWRRITLPLMLPAIITMSLLSLIATFNSFDIIYILTNGGPSGQTTTMIIDTYKTAMGSRKYGEGAARAVVICIFVSVFCLVYFRAVRKLSQGEAK comes from the coding sequence ATGACCAGCAGCCGTAGCGCCGTCCTCTTCGCCCTGGCCCTGCTGGCCCCGGCGGTTCTCTATATCGCGGCGATCGTCGCCTATCCGCTGCTCGACACGATCATCCTCAGCTTCACCAATGCTGCGCTTCGCCCGACCTATGATTTCGTCGGTTGGGCCAACTACCAGCGCATCTTTACCGCCGGCAATTTCACCGAAGTGATCCTGCGCACCCTGGTCTGGACCTTCTTTTCGGTCTCCATCAAGATGATCATCGGCATGTGCGGCGCCGTGCTGCTCAATGCCGCCGTGCCCGGCCAGGCCCTGTTCCGCATCCTCACCATGCCGCCCTGGATCGTCCCCATGGCCATCGGCATCTACATGTGGGCCTGGATGTACAACGGCAATTTCGGCATGATCTCGGGCCTCTTGCAGAATTTCGGCCTGACCAATGGCCCGGTTGCCTTCCTCGCCTATGGCAACACCGCCTTCTGGGCCACCATCATCACCGACGTGTGGATCGGCGTGCCCATGGTGACCATCTATTTCCTCGCCTCCATGCAGTCGATCCCCAAAGATCTCTACGAGGCCGCCTGGACCGACGGGGCAGGGCGCTTCTACCGCTGGCGCCGCATCACCCTGCCGCTGATGCTGCCCGCCATCATCACCATGAGCCTCCTCTCGCTCATCGCCACCTTCAACAGCTTCGACATCATCTATATCCTGACCAATGGCGGCCCTTCCGGCCAGACCACGACGATGATCATCGACACCTACAAGACCGCCATGGGTTCGCGTAAATATGGCGAAGGCGCCGCCCGCGCCGTGGTGATCTGCATCTTCGTCTCGGTCTTCTGCCTCGTCTACTTCCGTGCCGTCCGCAAGCTGTCGCAGGGAGAAGCCAAATGA
- a CDS encoding extracellular solute-binding protein codes for MNKTKGLVLASLVALSGTTGLATVAQAEEINIILCGDVVTPVYTKLFEEWTAANPDYPVAPELVGWGQCQDKVTTLAVAGTPVDIAYVGSRTLKQFALNDLIVPVPMTDEEKGAYYNYVPETVTFDGTQWGIPVAFSTKAFFWNKDLFEAAGLDPETPPKTWEEEIAFAKQITENTDAAGFGMIAKTFDGTMHWFLHWIYTNNGSVIDADGNITLDSPQNLAALTAFKDIVPYSEEGPTAYEQNEVRAIWLDGGLAMMHCSVSCAGRGTEAGINWGVAPLPTGPEAQGPGTLLITDSLAVFKGTGQEDKVIEFGKFLTSPEHQLEYELSEGGLTPLRPSAEVDALVAEQPHWKPFIDGIEYGGPEPLFNDYIGFQNVMIEMVQSVVTGAAEPAAALTLAAGEIEQYK; via the coding sequence ATGAACAAGACCAAAGGCCTCGTGCTGGCGTCGCTGGTGGCCCTCTCGGGCACCACCGGTCTGGCCACTGTGGCTCAAGCCGAAGAAATCAACATCATCCTCTGCGGCGACGTGGTGACCCCGGTCTACACCAAGCTGTTCGAGGAATGGACCGCCGCCAATCCTGACTATCCCGTCGCCCCCGAGCTCGTCGGCTGGGGCCAGTGCCAGGACAAGGTGACCACGCTTGCCGTCGCCGGCACGCCGGTCGATATCGCCTATGTCGGTTCGCGCACCCTCAAGCAGTTCGCCCTCAACGATCTCATCGTCCCCGTGCCGATGACCGACGAGGAAAAGGGCGCCTACTATAACTACGTCCCCGAAACCGTCACGTTCGACGGCACCCAGTGGGGCATTCCGGTCGCCTTCTCCACCAAGGCCTTCTTCTGGAACAAGGACCTGTTCGAAGCCGCCGGCCTCGATCCGGAAACCCCGCCCAAGACCTGGGAAGAAGAGATCGCCTTCGCCAAGCAGATCACCGAAAACACCGATGCTGCCGGCTTCGGCATGATCGCCAAGACCTTTGACGGCACCATGCATTGGTTCCTGCACTGGATCTATACCAACAACGGTTCGGTCATCGACGCCGATGGCAACATCACCCTCGACAGCCCGCAGAACCTGGCTGCCCTGACCGCCTTCAAGGACATCGTGCCTTATTCCGAAGAAGGTCCGACCGCCTATGAACAGAACGAAGTCCGCGCCATCTGGCTCGACGGCGGTCTGGCCATGATGCACTGCTCGGTCAGCTGCGCCGGCCGTGGCACCGAAGCCGGCATCAACTGGGGCGTCGCCCCGCTGCCGACCGGTCCGGAAGCCCAGGGTCCCGGCACGCTGCTGATCACCGACTCGCTGGCTGTCTTCAAGGGCACTGGCCAGGAAGACAAGGTCATCGAATTCGGCAAGTTCCTGACCTCGCCTGAACACCAGCTCGAATATGAACTCAGCGAAGGTGGCCTCACCCCGCTGCGTCCGTCAGCTGAAGTCGACGCTCTCGTCGCCGAACAGCCGCACTGGAAGCCCTTCATCGATGGTATCGAATACGGTGGTCCCGAGCCCCTGTTCAACGACTACATCGGCTTCCAGAACGTCATGATCGAAATGGTCCAGTCCGTCGTGACCGGCGCCGCCGAACCCGCCGCAGCCCTCACCCTCGCTGCCGGCGAAATCGAGCAGTACAAGTAA
- the ugpC gene encoding sn-glycerol-3-phosphate ABC transporter ATP-binding protein UgpC, with product MSQLSLKSLEKSFNEARIIKGIDLEVSEGDFVVFVGPSGCGKSTLLRMIAGLEDVTQGEIEIGGKVVNDLPPVERGIAMVFQSYALYPHMTVYENIAFPLRVEKLPQAEVDKRVMAAAKVLQLEPRLQHRPGQLSGGQRQRVAIGRAIVRQPKIFLFDEPLSNLDAALRSEMRIELMELHKRLGSTMIYVTHDQVEAMTMADRIVVLDAGVIAQVGSPLELYHKPDNLFVAGFIGSPKMNFINGTVKSSDGTTITVDLGKLGTLALPRAAKIGAGQSVTVGIRPEHLSLGKGDFNLSVTPRIVEHLGIHTVLYADLPGGENFIALFEGDPDVAEAKASEVGFSLAQVHLFDQAGQAVY from the coding sequence ATGTCGCAGCTCAGTCTCAAGAGCCTCGAAAAATCCTTCAACGAAGCCCGCATCATCAAGGGCATCGACCTGGAGGTTTCCGAGGGTGACTTCGTGGTTTTCGTCGGCCCGTCCGGCTGCGGCAAGTCCACCCTGCTGCGCATGATCGCCGGCCTCGAAGACGTCACCCAGGGCGAGATCGAGATCGGCGGCAAGGTCGTCAACGACCTGCCCCCCGTCGAGCGTGGCATTGCCATGGTGTTCCAGTCCTATGCGCTCTACCCGCATATGACGGTCTACGAAAACATCGCCTTCCCGCTGCGCGTCGAAAAGCTGCCCCAGGCCGAAGTCGACAAACGCGTCATGGCGGCGGCGAAAGTCCTCCAGCTCGAGCCGCGCCTGCAGCATCGTCCCGGCCAGCTCTCCGGCGGCCAGCGCCAGCGCGTCGCCATCGGCCGCGCCATCGTCCGCCAACCCAAGATTTTCCTCTTCGACGAGCCCCTGTCCAACCTCGACGCGGCGCTCCGTTCGGAAATGCGCATCGAGCTGATGGAGCTGCATAAGCGCCTCGGCTCCACCATGATCTATGTTACGCACGACCAGGTCGAAGCCATGACCATGGCCGACAGGATCGTCGTGCTCGATGCCGGCGTCATCGCCCAGGTCGGCTCGCCGCTCGAACTCTATCACAAGCCTGACAATCTCTTCGTCGCCGGCTTCATCGGCTCGCCCAAGATGAACTTCATCAATGGCACGGTGAAATCCTCCGATGGCACCACCATCACCGTGGATCTGGGCAAGCTCGGCACCCTCGCTCTGCCGCGCGCGGCAAAGATCGGCGCCGGCCAGTCCGTCACCGTCGGCATTCGCCCCGAACATCTCAGCCTCGGCAAAGGCGATTTCAATCTTTCCGTCACCCCGCGCATCGTCGAGCATCTGGGCATCCACACCGTGCTCTATGCCGATCTGCCCGGCGGCGAAAACTTCATCGCCCTCTTCGAAGGCGACCCCGACGTGGCCGAAGCCAAGGCGTCCGAAGTCGGCTTCTCGCTGGCGCAAGTCCACCTGTTCGATCAGGCCGGGCAGGCGGTGTACTAG
- a CDS encoding carbohydrate ABC transporter permease → MIDRYKWYEVASIYLGIAVFLFFVLAPFIEGFLVSLKPLAQLFSTPYSFIPRNGSFQAYFDMWTSVPMLGMHIFNSFFISTVVTLIVIAIVVPAAYAFARFQFPASGLLLGLFLAVNMFSGAVLLIPLFRLMRGFGLLNTYWAMIVPGAAFLIPSSIWLLRTYMLRIPRELDEAAWVDGASRLYTLRRVILPLAMPGIVVVAIMTFIGAYAQQFIFALTFNSKTEFMPLPVGLFAFFGKQEVQWNELMAASFVGILPVMIVIIFLQRYLVAGLTAGAVKQ, encoded by the coding sequence ATGATCGACCGCTACAAGTGGTACGAGGTCGCCTCCATCTATCTCGGCATCGCGGTCTTCCTCTTCTTCGTCCTCGCGCCTTTCATCGAAGGCTTCCTGGTCTCGCTGAAGCCTTTGGCCCAGCTGTTCTCGACGCCTTACAGCTTCATCCCCAGGAACGGCTCCTTCCAGGCCTATTTCGACATGTGGACCTCGGTCCCCATGCTGGGCATGCACATCTTCAATTCCTTCTTCATCTCGACCGTGGTGACGCTGATCGTCATCGCCATCGTCGTGCCGGCCGCCTATGCCTTCGCCCGCTTCCAGTTCCCCGCCTCGGGCCTGCTGCTGGGCCTGTTCCTTGCGGTCAACATGTTCTCGGGCGCGGTGCTGCTGATCCCGCTGTTCCGCCTGATGCGCGGCTTTGGCCTGCTCAACACCTATTGGGCGATGATCGTGCCGGGCGCCGCCTTCCTGATCCCGTCGTCGATCTGGCTGCTGCGCACCTACATGCTGCGCATTCCGCGCGAGCTCGACGAAGCCGCCTGGGTCGATGGTGCATCGCGCCTCTACACCCTGCGCCGGGTTATCCTGCCGCTGGCCATGCCGGGCATCGTCGTCGTCGCCATCATGACCTTCATCGGCGCCTATGCGCAGCAGTTCATCTTTGCGCTGACCTTCAATTCCAAGACCGAATTCATGCCGCTGCCGGTTGGGCTCTTTGCCTTCTTCGGCAAGCAGGAAGTGCAGTGGAACGAGTTGATGGCGGCCAGCTTCGTCGGCATCCTGCCGGTGATGATCGTCATCATTTTCCTCCAGCGCTATCTGGTGGCAGGTCTGACTGCGGGGGCGGTCAAGCAATAA
- a CDS encoding Gfo/Idh/MocA family oxidoreductase, whose translation MRVGIIGLGYRLGYLARVFSLARPDFQIAGYVDPAPAGLPYTKEHGVSVGQSFDTLEAMLDSEKLDLLMVGSPNHLHLEHIRIGLDRGLKIFTEKPVVTSVEDTMALAELIAQYGSDNLMVGLVLRYAPLYVDLRKAQGQGLLGDITSIEASEHIPPYHGAFFMRDWRRYEKYSGSFMLEKCCHDLDLYNGVMGCRPQFVSSFGGRRTFVPKNAPANVGINDMEVYHRKPSGWQGSDKVFDSDGDIIDFQTAMVQYENGAALTFHTNLNVPDDFRRFAVMGAQGMAEGDFIRNFLRVTDSRTGERLTDTTYKTTELSQHYGADEQMAEDILKHMLEGAPLPVSVTDALEAGLLALSMDRAMRTRSVVDMTPIWQQFDAALGRAN comes from the coding sequence ATGCGGGTTGGGATTATTGGCCTTGGCTATCGCCTTGGATATCTGGCGCGAGTGTTTTCGCTCGCCCGGCCGGATTTCCAGATTGCCGGCTATGTCGATCCTGCACCGGCCGGTCTGCCCTATACCAAAGAGCATGGCGTTTCGGTCGGTCAGTCTTTTGATACGCTCGAAGCTATGCTCGATAGCGAAAAGCTTGATCTGCTGATGGTTGGTTCGCCCAATCATCTCCACCTCGAGCACATTCGCATCGGTCTCGATCGCGGTCTCAAGATCTTCACCGAAAAGCCGGTCGTGACCTCCGTCGAGGACACCATGGCTCTGGCCGAGCTGATTGCCCAATACGGCTCCGACAATCTGATGGTCGGCCTCGTCCTGCGCTATGCCCCGCTCTATGTCGATCTGCGCAAGGCGCAAGGACAAGGGCTGCTGGGTGATATCACCTCGATCGAAGCCTCCGAGCATATTCCGCCCTATCACGGCGCCTTCTTCATGCGCGACTGGCGTCGCTACGAGAAATATTCCGGCAGCTTCATGCTGGAGAAGTGCTGCCACGACCTCGATCTTTATAACGGTGTCATGGGCTGCCGCCCGCAATTCGTGTCGAGCTTCGGCGGACGCCGCACCTTCGTGCCCAAGAATGCCCCCGCCAATGTCGGTATCAACGACATGGAAGTCTATCACCGCAAGCCTTCCGGCTGGCAGGGTTCGGACAAGGTCTTCGATAGCGATGGCGACATCATCGATTTCCAGACCGCCATGGTCCAATACGAGAATGGCGCGGCGCTGACCTTCCACACCAATCTCAATGTTCCCGACGATTTCCGGCGCTTTGCCGTCATGGGCGCCCAGGGCATGGCTGAGGGTGACTTCATCCGCAATTTCCTGCGCGTCACCGATAGCCGCACCGGCGAGCGCCTGACCGACACCACCTACAAGACCACCGAGCTCAGCCAGCACTATGGTGCCGACGAGCAGATGGCCGAGGATATCCTCAAGCATATGCTCGAAGGCGCCCCGCTTCCCGTATCGGTCACCGATGCACTCGAAGCCGGTCTTCTGGCGCTGAGCATGGACCGGGCGATGCGCACCCGCTCCGTCGTCGACATGACCCCGATCTGGCAGCAATTCGACGCTGCCCTGGGTCGAGCGAACTGA